One genomic window of Bactrocera dorsalis isolate Fly_Bdor chromosome 4, ASM2337382v1, whole genome shotgun sequence includes the following:
- the LOC105230385 gene encoding PDF receptor isoform X2, producing the protein MPKLTTVTSGNLQSLRPHNSPHLTLHSATAEMAGSARASNFDGQSASNKLLRALIDDNNNHIEADDNHNTSISNNLSATITSVGSNATRVLYTYFQNITDPQGYAAVANTTTTTTAAVVSGSVIDSATTERLHSFDSNATEPQIGSNDLSATARSVGATVLSTAKTLLQAPISASANATRAATALANATASISASAATSATELLNSTLSRTLTTSGSGASAAPSSIVLTTSPNVTYLPHQVAIRSFEDCAALFANYTQPQNGVFCNWTWDLFLCWPPTPAGVLARMHCPPVGHGIDTTKFANRKCELDGSWGRRPNDTQNNTNGWTDYQPCFKPEVNDMLQRVDDIDVFLDIARRTRTLEIVGLILSLIALILSLIIFCKFSSLRNNRTKIHKNLFIAMVCQVIIRLTLYLDQAFRRGSQPATSNTSTAGIENTPYLCEASYVLLEYARTAMFMWMFIEGLYLHNMVTVAVFQGRFPHKIFSLLGWGLPVLMTTVWAICTAMYTDSAHDCLWNYNLTPYYWILEGPRFIVISLNFFFLMNIIRVLVMKLRQSQASDIEQTRKAVRAAIVLLPLLGITNLLYQVPALNLKPPWKFAMWSYVTHFLTSFQGFFIALIYCFLNGEVRTVLLKSLAVYMSVRGHPEWVPKRASMFSGAYNTAPDTEGQGGGTPQDGKRNDQSPTTRRLNGRRYSAANTVHIPARRLSSGSTYRQQRRVSNHNNNNNIGIHNTRAQSNTGSGSSSSTGGSWLLTLCFGGQKVLRVPPASTVPPESVVFELSEQ; encoded by the exons ATGCCAAAACTGACAACAGTGACGAGCGGCAATTTACAATCCTTGCGCCCGCACAACTCGCCCCACTTAACCCTTCACAGCGCGACAGCGGAGATGGCCGGCAGCGCGCGCGCGTCAAATTTCGATGGTCAGAGTGCAAGCAATAAATTATTGCGCGCTTTAAtcgacgacaacaacaaccacatcgAAGCTGACGATAACCATAACACAAGCATATCGAACAATTTGAGCGCAACCATCACTTCGGTCGGTTCAAATGCGACGCGCGTTTTGTACACATACTTTCAAAATATCACCGACCCGCAAGGCTATGCGGCCGTGGCCAACACGACGacgacaacaacagcggcaGTTGTCAGTGGGAGCGTCATCGATAGCGCCACAACAGAAAGGCTCCACAGTTTCGACAGCAATGCCACTGAACCACAAATTGGCAGCAACGATCTGTCGGCGACAGCGCGAAGTGTGGGCGCCACAGTGCTCAGCACGGCCAAAACATTGCTGCAAGCACCAATCAGCGCGTCCGCGAATGCTACGCGTGCAGCAACGGCTTTGGCGAATGCAACCGCGTCTATTTCAGCCTCCGCCGCAACCTCTGCCACCGAACTGCTGAACTCGACGCTGTCGCGTACGCTGACGACGAGCGGGAGTGGCGCTAGTGCGGCGCCCAGCAGCATTGTTTTGACCACCTCGCCCAACGTCACTTACCTGCCACATCAGGTCGCCATACGCAGCTTCGAGGACTGCGCAGCGCTCTTCGCCAATTACACGCAGCCGCAGAATG GTGTTTTCTGCAACTGGACCTGGGACCTGTTTCTCTGCTGGCCACCGACGCCGGCTGGCGTGTTGGCGCGCATGCATTGTCCGCCCGTCGGACACGGCATTGACACAACAA AGTTCGCGAACCGCAAATGCGAGCTGGATGGCAGCTGGGGTCGCCGTCCGAATGACACGCAGAACAACACGAACGGCTGGACGGACTATCAGCCCTGCTTCAAGCCGGAAGTGAACGACATGCTGCAGCGTGTGGATGATATTGAT GTCTTCTTGGACATCGCACGACGCACGCGCACGCTGGAGATTGTTGGACTCATATTGTCGCTGATCGCCCTGATACTCTCGCTCATTATATTCTGCAAATTCTCTTCACTACGAAATAATCGCACGAAAATTCACAAGAATCTCTTCATCGCAATGGTCTGTCAAGTGATCATACGACTGACACTGTATCTTGATCAGGCGTTTCGGCGTGGCAGTCAACCGGCCACGTCGAATACGAGCACAGCGGGAATTGAAAACACG CCCTACCTCTGCGAGGCTTCCTATGTGCTCCTAGAGTACGCTCGCACCGCCATGTTCATGTGGATGTTCATCGAGGGTCTGTACCTGCACAATATGGTGACGGTAGCCGTGTTTCAAGGTCGGTTTCCGCATAAGATTTTCTCTCTACTCGGCTGGGGTCTGCCCGTACTAATGACCACCGTCTGGGCCATATGTACAGCGATGTATACGGACAGCGCACACGACTGTCTATGGAACTACAATTTGACGCCGTACTATTGGATACTGGAAGGACCACGTTTCATTGTCATATCG CTCAACTTCTTCTTCCTGATGAACATCATACGCGTGCTGGTGATGAAATTACGCCAGAGTCAAGCCAGCGATATCGAACAGACGCGCAAAGCGGTACGCGCCGCCATTGTCCTGCTGCCGCTGTTGGGCATCACAAATCTACTGTACCAAGTACCTGCATTGAACCTGAAACCACCATGGAAATTCGCCATGTGGTCCTACGTGACGCATTTCTTAACCTCATTTCAGGGATTTTTCATTGCCTTGATATATTGCTTCCTAAATGGTGAG GTGCGCACCGTTCTACTGAAAAGCCTCGCCGTCTACATGTCCGTACGCGGCCACCCCGAATGGGTGCCCAAACGTGCCTCTATGTTCTCTGGCGCCTACAACACTGCACCCGACACCGAGGGCCAAGGCGGTGGCACGCCGCAGGATGGCAAAAG AAACGATCAATCGCCCACCACACGCCGCCTGAATGGTCGCCGCTACAGCGCCGCCAACACCGTGCACATACCGGCGCGACGTCTCTCCAGCGGCAGCACCTACCGCCAGCAGCGACGCGTCAGCaatcacaataacaacaacaacattggcaTACACAACACTCGCGCTCAGAGCAACActggcagcggcagcagcagcagcaccggCGGCAGCTGGCTTTTGACGCTGTGCTTTGGCGGCCAAAAGGTACTAAGAGTACCGCCAGCGTCAACCGTACCACCCGAGTCAGTTGTATTTGAGTTGTCAGAGCAGTAG
- the LOC105230385 gene encoding PDF receptor isoform X1, whose amino-acid sequence MPKLTTVTSGNLQSLRPHNSPHLTLHSATAEMAGSARASNFDGQSASNKLLRALIDDNNNHIEADDNHNTSISNNLSATITSVGSNATRVLYTYFQNITDPQGYAAVANTTTTTTAAVVSGSVIDSATTERLHSFDSNATEPQIGSNDLSATARSVGATVLSTAKTLLQAPISASANATRAATALANATASISASAATSATELLNSTLSRTLTTSGSGASAAPSSIVLTTSPNVTYLPHQVAIRSFEDCAALFANYTQPQNGVFCNWTWDLFLCWPPTPAGVLARMHCPPVGHGIDTTKFANRKCELDGSWGRRPNDTQNNTNGWTDYQPCFKPEVNDMLQRVDDIDVFLDIARRTRTLEIVGLILSLIALILSLIIFCKFSSLRNNRTKIHKNLFIAMVCQVIIRLTLYLDQAFRRGSQPATSNTSTAGIENTPYLCEASYVLLEYARTAMFMWMFIEGLYLHNMVTVAVFQGRFPHKIFSLLGWGLPVLMTTVWAICTAMYTDSAHDCLWNYNLTPYYWILEGPRFIVISLNFFFLMNIIRVLVMKLRQSQASDIEQTRKAVRAAIVLLPLLGITNLLYQVPALNLKPPWKFAMWSYVTHFLTSFQGFFIALIYCFLNGEVRTVLLKSLAVYMSVRGHPEWVPKRASMFSGAYNTAPDTEGQGGGTPQDGKRNDQSPTTRRLNGRRYSAANTVHIPARRLSSGSTYRQQRRVSNHNNNNNIGIHNTRAQSNTGSGSSSSTGGSWLLTLCFGGQKNKCVMSSKKMPTQIFMTTKRKAATIYATEVGRQ is encoded by the exons ATGCCAAAACTGACAACAGTGACGAGCGGCAATTTACAATCCTTGCGCCCGCACAACTCGCCCCACTTAACCCTTCACAGCGCGACAGCGGAGATGGCCGGCAGCGCGCGCGCGTCAAATTTCGATGGTCAGAGTGCAAGCAATAAATTATTGCGCGCTTTAAtcgacgacaacaacaaccacatcgAAGCTGACGATAACCATAACACAAGCATATCGAACAATTTGAGCGCAACCATCACTTCGGTCGGTTCAAATGCGACGCGCGTTTTGTACACATACTTTCAAAATATCACCGACCCGCAAGGCTATGCGGCCGTGGCCAACACGACGacgacaacaacagcggcaGTTGTCAGTGGGAGCGTCATCGATAGCGCCACAACAGAAAGGCTCCACAGTTTCGACAGCAATGCCACTGAACCACAAATTGGCAGCAACGATCTGTCGGCGACAGCGCGAAGTGTGGGCGCCACAGTGCTCAGCACGGCCAAAACATTGCTGCAAGCACCAATCAGCGCGTCCGCGAATGCTACGCGTGCAGCAACGGCTTTGGCGAATGCAACCGCGTCTATTTCAGCCTCCGCCGCAACCTCTGCCACCGAACTGCTGAACTCGACGCTGTCGCGTACGCTGACGACGAGCGGGAGTGGCGCTAGTGCGGCGCCCAGCAGCATTGTTTTGACCACCTCGCCCAACGTCACTTACCTGCCACATCAGGTCGCCATACGCAGCTTCGAGGACTGCGCAGCGCTCTTCGCCAATTACACGCAGCCGCAGAATG GTGTTTTCTGCAACTGGACCTGGGACCTGTTTCTCTGCTGGCCACCGACGCCGGCTGGCGTGTTGGCGCGCATGCATTGTCCGCCCGTCGGACACGGCATTGACACAACAA AGTTCGCGAACCGCAAATGCGAGCTGGATGGCAGCTGGGGTCGCCGTCCGAATGACACGCAGAACAACACGAACGGCTGGACGGACTATCAGCCCTGCTTCAAGCCGGAAGTGAACGACATGCTGCAGCGTGTGGATGATATTGAT GTCTTCTTGGACATCGCACGACGCACGCGCACGCTGGAGATTGTTGGACTCATATTGTCGCTGATCGCCCTGATACTCTCGCTCATTATATTCTGCAAATTCTCTTCACTACGAAATAATCGCACGAAAATTCACAAGAATCTCTTCATCGCAATGGTCTGTCAAGTGATCATACGACTGACACTGTATCTTGATCAGGCGTTTCGGCGTGGCAGTCAACCGGCCACGTCGAATACGAGCACAGCGGGAATTGAAAACACG CCCTACCTCTGCGAGGCTTCCTATGTGCTCCTAGAGTACGCTCGCACCGCCATGTTCATGTGGATGTTCATCGAGGGTCTGTACCTGCACAATATGGTGACGGTAGCCGTGTTTCAAGGTCGGTTTCCGCATAAGATTTTCTCTCTACTCGGCTGGGGTCTGCCCGTACTAATGACCACCGTCTGGGCCATATGTACAGCGATGTATACGGACAGCGCACACGACTGTCTATGGAACTACAATTTGACGCCGTACTATTGGATACTGGAAGGACCACGTTTCATTGTCATATCG CTCAACTTCTTCTTCCTGATGAACATCATACGCGTGCTGGTGATGAAATTACGCCAGAGTCAAGCCAGCGATATCGAACAGACGCGCAAAGCGGTACGCGCCGCCATTGTCCTGCTGCCGCTGTTGGGCATCACAAATCTACTGTACCAAGTACCTGCATTGAACCTGAAACCACCATGGAAATTCGCCATGTGGTCCTACGTGACGCATTTCTTAACCTCATTTCAGGGATTTTTCATTGCCTTGATATATTGCTTCCTAAATGGTGAG GTGCGCACCGTTCTACTGAAAAGCCTCGCCGTCTACATGTCCGTACGCGGCCACCCCGAATGGGTGCCCAAACGTGCCTCTATGTTCTCTGGCGCCTACAACACTGCACCCGACACCGAGGGCCAAGGCGGTGGCACGCCGCAGGATGGCAAAAG AAACGATCAATCGCCCACCACACGCCGCCTGAATGGTCGCCGCTACAGCGCCGCCAACACCGTGCACATACCGGCGCGACGTCTCTCCAGCGGCAGCACCTACCGCCAGCAGCGACGCGTCAGCaatcacaataacaacaacaacattggcaTACACAACACTCGCGCTCAGAGCAACActggcagcggcagcagcagcagcaccggCGGCAGCTGGCTTTTGACGCTGTGCTTTGGCGGCCAAAAG AACAAATGTGTGATGTCTAGCAAAAAAATgcctacacaaatatttatgacGACAAAACGAAAGGCAGCAACGATTTACGCCACTGAAGTGGGGCGTCAGTGA
- the LOC105230387 gene encoding selenoprotein H, giving the protein MAPKGKKSKKQREIDWAADAYFDKNRSMIYIEHTLECPIFTTKAEEFAAYVAQEAPNRIIQLVRNHNGKVPPRDGAFEIGFSQNARTSVHQLWSGIDKGPPRRDKFPPEYESLMQEIHKILKKFYPDAVEKNPLEGMEDDDAAPAYE; this is encoded by the coding sequence ATGGCACCAAAAGGAAAGAAGTCGAAGAAGCAGCGTGAAATCGATTGGGCGGCCGACGCTTACTTCGACAAGAACCGTTCAATGATCTACATCGAACACACGTTAGAGTGCCCGATATTCACGACGAAAGCCGAGGAGTTCGCCGCTTATGTAGCGCAAGAAGCGCCAAATCGCATCATACAGTTGGTACGGAATCATAACGGCAAAGTGCCGCCAAGGGATGGTGCTTTCGAGATTGGGTTTTCACAGAATGCGCGCACCTCCGTGCATCAGCTGTGGTCCGGCATTGATAAAGGCCCACCAAGGCGTGACAAATTCCCACCGGAGTACGAGTCACTCATGCAAGAGATACAtaagattttgaagaaattctATCCTGATGCGGTGGAAAAGAACCCCTTGGAGGGCATGGAGGACGATGACGCTGCGCCAGCGTATGAGTGA
- the LOC105230386 gene encoding regulatory protein zeste gives MSTGVAVGGGGDGTVTVVTTTANGAEEHNAANTSTGNAGASGAVGKSGQITLTPRFTQEEKEILYSLFHEHEEVIDIKFRKKQRSKYSVRDAWEKIVHEFNTHPGVSAMRNLKQIQKFWLNARLRKQYPFRPNGQKDANGSQASIDSDRPEVVNHEIKDEPDFQVTNIDPDEHGSQNEAFEEIEMDTSDGVGQIEQEPIDPLQQQQQQLQQQHQQQVLQQHVQQQQQQQQQQQQTIQTQQISVDQISAEKLTLNDLLQFKTTRPREDIILQIKHPVDSNTTHITIPSPTRITIPSQHQAQHHTITAMPATAYNQQIISEIKPQQITLAQYQAQQLQQQHLAQHQLAVAAQQQQQHQQQQQQQQQQQHQMKMQLQSPATAQFATATPTFTCATLHALPVATAPAPAPVVPTVSVSNAAAAATAPGNTTITVESFEEKVQYFRLKEAELRYKETQVALEKKKIELSRAQEDLKHLREVHRLQVEELKMKIRILQEEEKLLRKSPSSVQV, from the exons ATGTCCACTGGTGTGGCGGTGGGTGGCGGCGGTGATGGCACCGTAACTGTGGTTACCACCACAGCCAACGGCGCGGAGGAGCACAATGCCGCCAATACGTCCACCGGCAATGCGGGTGCCAGCGGCGCGGTAGGCAAGTCAGGTCAAATAACTTTGACGCCACGTTTCACGCAAGAGGAGAAGGAGATACTCTACAGTCTGTTTCATGAGCACGAAGAGGTCATCGATATTAAATTCAGAAAGAAGCAGCGTTCTAAATACTCGGTGCGCGATGCCTGGGAAAAAATTGTGCACGAATTCAATACACATCCGGGTGTTAGCGCTATGCGAAACCTGAAGCAAATCCAAAAATTCTGGCTCAATGCAAG ACTACGCAAACAGTACCCCTTCCGTCCAAATGGTCAGAAGGACGCAAACGGCTCACAGGCAAGCATCGATTCGGATCGCCCAGAAGTAGTAAATCATGAGATTAAGGATGAGCCCGATTTCCAGGTCACCAACATAGACCCCGATGAGCATGGCAGCCAGAATGAGGCTTTCGAAGAGATCGAGATGGATACTAGTGACGGTGTGGGACAGATAGAGCAGGAACCTATTGATCCgctacagcagcaacagcaacaactacaacagcagCACCAGCAACAGGTGCTCCAGCagcatgtacaacaacaacagcagcagcaacaacaacaacagcagaccATACAGACACAACAGATATCGGTGGATCAAATCAGCGCCGAAAAGCTGACACTAAACGATTTGTTACAATTCAAAACAACGCGCCCACGCGAAGACATCATTCTGCAGATAAAACATCCCGTTGATTCGAACA CCACCCATATCACTATACCATCGCCAACGCGCATCACCATACCCAGCCAGCACCAGGCGCAGCATCACACGATCACCGCCATGCCCGCGACCGCCTACAATCAGCAGATCATCAGCGAAATCAAACCACAGCAAATAACACTTGCCCAATACCAGGCGCAACAGTTGCAGCAACAGCATCTTGCCCAGCACCAGCTCGCAGTTGCtgcacagcagcagcagcaacatcaacagcagcagcaacaacaacaacagcagcagcatcaaATGAAAATGCAACTGCAATCGCCAGCGACCGCACAGTTCGCGACTGCAACGCCGACATTCACTTGCGCAACACTGCACGCGCTGCCCGTGGCCACGGCACCGGCGCCGGCACCCGTCGTGCCGACGGTTAGTGTAAGCAATGCCGCAGCAGCAGCCACGGCGCCGGGAAACACCACCATCACGGTGGAGTCATTTGAGGAGAAAGTGCAGTACTTCCGTTTGAAAGAGGCCGAGCTGCGCTACAAGGAAACGCAAGTGGCGTTGGAAAAGAAGAAGATAGAACTGAGCCGTGCACAGGAAGATTTGAAGCACTTGCGCGAGGTGCACCGTCTACAAGTGGAAGAGCTGAAGATGAAGATACGCATCTTGCAGGAAGAAGAGAAGCTGCTGCGCAAGAGCCCAAGTTCAGTGCAAGTATAG
- the LOC105230385 gene encoding PDF receptor isoform X3 — MPKLTTVTSGNLQSLRPHNSPHLTLHSATAEMAGSARASNFDGQSASNKLLRALIDDNNNHIEADDNHNTSISNNLSATITSVGSNATRVLYTYFQNITDPQGYAAVANTTTTTTAAVVSGSVIDSATTERLHSFDSNATEPQIGSNDLSATARSVGATVLSTAKTLLQAPISASANATRAATALANATASISASAATSATELLNSTLSRTLTTSGSGASAAPSSIVLTTSPNVTYLPHQVAIRSFEDCAALFANYTQPQNGVFCNWTWDLFLCWPPTPAGVLARMHCPPVGHGIDTTKFANRKCELDGSWGRRPNDTQNNTNGWTDYQPCFKPEVNDMLQRVDDIDVFLDIARRTRTLEIVGLILSLIALILSLIIFCKFSSLRNNRTKIHKNLFIAMVCQVIIRLTLYLDQAFRRGSQPATSNTSTAGIENTPYLCEASYVLLEYARTAMFMWMFIEGLYLHNMVTVAVFQGRFPHKIFSLLGWGLPVLMTTVWAICTAMYTDSAHDCLWNYNLTPYYWILEGPRFIVISLNFFFLMNIIRVLVMKLRQSQASDIEQTRKAVRAAIVLLPLLGITNLLYQVPALNLKPPWKFAMWSYVTHFLTSFQGFFIALIYCFLNGEVRTVLLKSLAVYMSVRGHPEWVPKRASMFSGAYNTAPDTEGQGGGTPQDGKRNDQSPTTRRLNGRRYSAANTVHIPARRLSSGSTYRQQRRVSNHNNNNNIGIHNTRAQSNTGSGSSSSTGGSWLLTLCFGGQKVLRVPPASTVPPETNV, encoded by the exons ATGCCAAAACTGACAACAGTGACGAGCGGCAATTTACAATCCTTGCGCCCGCACAACTCGCCCCACTTAACCCTTCACAGCGCGACAGCGGAGATGGCCGGCAGCGCGCGCGCGTCAAATTTCGATGGTCAGAGTGCAAGCAATAAATTATTGCGCGCTTTAAtcgacgacaacaacaaccacatcgAAGCTGACGATAACCATAACACAAGCATATCGAACAATTTGAGCGCAACCATCACTTCGGTCGGTTCAAATGCGACGCGCGTTTTGTACACATACTTTCAAAATATCACCGACCCGCAAGGCTATGCGGCCGTGGCCAACACGACGacgacaacaacagcggcaGTTGTCAGTGGGAGCGTCATCGATAGCGCCACAACAGAAAGGCTCCACAGTTTCGACAGCAATGCCACTGAACCACAAATTGGCAGCAACGATCTGTCGGCGACAGCGCGAAGTGTGGGCGCCACAGTGCTCAGCACGGCCAAAACATTGCTGCAAGCACCAATCAGCGCGTCCGCGAATGCTACGCGTGCAGCAACGGCTTTGGCGAATGCAACCGCGTCTATTTCAGCCTCCGCCGCAACCTCTGCCACCGAACTGCTGAACTCGACGCTGTCGCGTACGCTGACGACGAGCGGGAGTGGCGCTAGTGCGGCGCCCAGCAGCATTGTTTTGACCACCTCGCCCAACGTCACTTACCTGCCACATCAGGTCGCCATACGCAGCTTCGAGGACTGCGCAGCGCTCTTCGCCAATTACACGCAGCCGCAGAATG GTGTTTTCTGCAACTGGACCTGGGACCTGTTTCTCTGCTGGCCACCGACGCCGGCTGGCGTGTTGGCGCGCATGCATTGTCCGCCCGTCGGACACGGCATTGACACAACAA AGTTCGCGAACCGCAAATGCGAGCTGGATGGCAGCTGGGGTCGCCGTCCGAATGACACGCAGAACAACACGAACGGCTGGACGGACTATCAGCCCTGCTTCAAGCCGGAAGTGAACGACATGCTGCAGCGTGTGGATGATATTGAT GTCTTCTTGGACATCGCACGACGCACGCGCACGCTGGAGATTGTTGGACTCATATTGTCGCTGATCGCCCTGATACTCTCGCTCATTATATTCTGCAAATTCTCTTCACTACGAAATAATCGCACGAAAATTCACAAGAATCTCTTCATCGCAATGGTCTGTCAAGTGATCATACGACTGACACTGTATCTTGATCAGGCGTTTCGGCGTGGCAGTCAACCGGCCACGTCGAATACGAGCACAGCGGGAATTGAAAACACG CCCTACCTCTGCGAGGCTTCCTATGTGCTCCTAGAGTACGCTCGCACCGCCATGTTCATGTGGATGTTCATCGAGGGTCTGTACCTGCACAATATGGTGACGGTAGCCGTGTTTCAAGGTCGGTTTCCGCATAAGATTTTCTCTCTACTCGGCTGGGGTCTGCCCGTACTAATGACCACCGTCTGGGCCATATGTACAGCGATGTATACGGACAGCGCACACGACTGTCTATGGAACTACAATTTGACGCCGTACTATTGGATACTGGAAGGACCACGTTTCATTGTCATATCG CTCAACTTCTTCTTCCTGATGAACATCATACGCGTGCTGGTGATGAAATTACGCCAGAGTCAAGCCAGCGATATCGAACAGACGCGCAAAGCGGTACGCGCCGCCATTGTCCTGCTGCCGCTGTTGGGCATCACAAATCTACTGTACCAAGTACCTGCATTGAACCTGAAACCACCATGGAAATTCGCCATGTGGTCCTACGTGACGCATTTCTTAACCTCATTTCAGGGATTTTTCATTGCCTTGATATATTGCTTCCTAAATGGTGAG GTGCGCACCGTTCTACTGAAAAGCCTCGCCGTCTACATGTCCGTACGCGGCCACCCCGAATGGGTGCCCAAACGTGCCTCTATGTTCTCTGGCGCCTACAACACTGCACCCGACACCGAGGGCCAAGGCGGTGGCACGCCGCAGGATGGCAAAAG AAACGATCAATCGCCCACCACACGCCGCCTGAATGGTCGCCGCTACAGCGCCGCCAACACCGTGCACATACCGGCGCGACGTCTCTCCAGCGGCAGCACCTACCGCCAGCAGCGACGCGTCAGCaatcacaataacaacaacaacattggcaTACACAACACTCGCGCTCAGAGCAACActggcagcggcagcagcagcagcaccggCGGCAGCTGGCTTTTGACGCTGTGCTTTGGCGGCCAAAAGGTACTAAGAGTACCGCCAGCGTCAACCGTACCACCCGA AACAAATGTGTGA